A DNA window from Phragmites australis chromosome 11, lpPhrAust1.1, whole genome shotgun sequence contains the following coding sequences:
- the LOC133885529 gene encoding guanylyl cyclase 1-like isoform X2, translated as MWPLRVISERLFNMAGDNGGQGPDSPSSDGQIPLARRSYYIDVPHVQQAFTWDCGLACVLMVLRTLGIDCCDGIADLEKLCRTTSIWTVDLAYLLNKFSEQLQEDIDRVDELFGKALDAGISIQCRSISAYDIAFLLLYGHCIAIALVDKTKLNSSWMNDVHDVQQLNEESDYMGHYVIICGYDADACEFEIRDPASSRKRERVTMKSLDEARKSFGTDEDILLVSLTGKSGMKLSRNLLAGSM; from the exons ATGTGGCCCCTCCGCGTCATCTCCGAGAGGCTGTTCAATATGGCGGGAGACAACGGCGGCCAGGGGCCGGACTCGCCGTCCTCCGACGGGCAGATTCCTCTAGCACGCCGATCGTACTACATCGAT GTTCCTCACGTTCAGCAAGCCTTCACCTGGGACTGCGGCCTCGCTTGCGTGCTCATGGTGCTCAGGACGCTGGGTATTGATTGCTGCGACGGCATTGCCGATCTCGAGAAGCTCTGCCGCACTACAAG catttggaCAGTCGACTTGGCTTATCTGTTAAATAAGTTTTCA GAACAATTGCAAGAAGACATTGATCGAGTGGATGAGCTATTTGGAAAAGCACTTGATGCAGGAATTAGTATTCAG TGCAGATCCATCAGTGCGTATGATATTGCGTTTCTACTGTTATATGGGCACTGCATTGCTATTGCATTAGTGGACAAAACAAAGCTAAA TTCGTCTTGGATGAATGATGTACATGATGTGCAACAGCTCAACGAGGAGTCAGATTATATGG GGCATTATGTCATAATATGTGGGTATGATGCCGATGCTTGTGAATTTGAGATAAGGGATCCTGCCAGTTCTAG GAAGCGTGAAAGGGTGACAATGAAGAGCTTAGATGAGGCTCGCAAATCCTTTGGGACTGATGAGGATATTCTTTTG GTGTCCTTGACCGGAAAGAGTGGAATGAAGCTCTCGCGTAATCTTCTGGCCGGCTCCATGTAA
- the LOC133884547 gene encoding universal stress protein PHOS34 produces the protein MAGAGEDGERRIGVAMDYSDSSKKALDWAIDNLLRRGDTLVVLHVLHHGGEEAQNTLWAKSGSPPIPLSEFREPKVMQHYGVKPDAEVLDAIDTAARQKELKVVAKLYWGDAREKLCDAVEELKIDTLVMGSRGLGPIQRILLGSVTNYVLSNASCPVTVVKGK, from the exons ATGGCGGGCGCCGGCGAGGACGGGGAGCGCAGGATCGGGGTGGCGATGGACTACTCGGATAGCAGCAAGAAGGCGCTGGACTGGGCCATCGACAACCTGCTCCGCCGGGGGGACACCCTCGTCGTCCTCCACGTCCTGCACCACGGCGGGGAGGAGGCCCAGAACACACTCTGGGCCAAGTCCGGATCCC CGCCGATCCCTCTCTCCGAGTTCCGGGAGCCCAAGGTGATGCAGCACTACGGCGTGAAACCCGACGCCGAGGTGCTCGACGCGATCGACACGGCGGCGCGTCAGAAGGAG CTGAAGGTGGTGGCTAAGCTGTACTGGGGAGACGCCAGGGAGAAGCTCTGCGATGCCGTCGAGGAGCTCAAGATCGACACGCTAGTCATGGGTAGCCGCGGCCTTGGCCCGATTCAGAG GATTCTGCTTGGAAGCGTGACAAACTACGTGCTGTCAAACGCATCATGCCCAGTGACTGTTGTCAAGGGAAAGTAG
- the LOC133884840 gene encoding uncharacterized protein LOC133884840 isoform X1, whose amino-acid sequence MEAKKKSQPAPAGARAAPPPANDYFSAVFSAPPAGTARDAKQADLYVMLNKASTRGQNGVGTSGNGKSQGRTAYKDGKHVYPNESSESPYFGSSVHYGGREFYGSSPQQQPNEPPRNYKDDNPDGSLATRGDWWQGSLYY is encoded by the exons ATGGAGGCCAAGAAGAAGTCGCAGCCCGCCCCCGCCGGAGCCAgagccgcgccgccgccggccaacGATTACTTCAGCGCCGTCTTCTCCGCGCCGCCTGCG GGAACTGCGAGAGACGCAAAGCAGGCGGACTTGTATGTGATGCTGAACAAGGCGAGCACCAGAGGGCAGAATGGCGTTGGCACTTCAGGTA ATGGAAAATCCCAAGGCCGCACCGCATACAAGGATGGAAAACATGTTTATCCAAATGAGTCATCAGAATCCCCTTATTTTGGCTCTTCCGTGCATTACGGCGGTCGGGAATTCTATGGCAGCTCTCCACAACAGCAGCCCAATGAACCCCCAAGAAAT TATAAGGATGACAATCCGGATGGCTCTCTTGCTACTAGAGGTGATTGGTGGCAAG GTTCACTGTATTACTGA
- the LOC133885529 gene encoding guanylyl cyclase 1-like isoform X3, whose product MWPLRVISERLFNMAGDNGGQGPDSPSSDGQIPLARRSYYIDVPHVQQAFTWDCGLACVLMVLRTLGIDCCDGIADLEKLCRTTRNNCKKTLIEWMSYLEKHLMQELVFRSISAYDIAFLLLYGHCIAIALVDKTKLNSSWMNDVHDVQQLNEESDYMGHYVIICGYDADACEFEIRDPASSRKRERVTMKSLDEARKSFGTDEDILLVSLTGKSGMKLSRNLLAGSM is encoded by the exons ATGTGGCCCCTCCGCGTCATCTCCGAGAGGCTGTTCAATATGGCGGGAGACAACGGCGGCCAGGGGCCGGACTCGCCGTCCTCCGACGGGCAGATTCCTCTAGCACGCCGATCGTACTACATCGAT GTTCCTCACGTTCAGCAAGCCTTCACCTGGGACTGCGGCCTCGCTTGCGTGCTCATGGTGCTCAGGACGCTGGGTATTGATTGCTGCGACGGCATTGCCGATCTCGAGAAGCTCTGCCGCACTACAAG GAACAATTGCAAGAAGACATTGATCGAGTGGATGAGCTATTTGGAAAAGCACTTGATGCAGGAATTAGTATTCAG ATCCATCAGTGCGTATGATATTGCGTTTCTACTGTTATATGGGCACTGCATTGCTATTGCATTAGTGGACAAAACAAAGCTAAA TTCGTCTTGGATGAATGATGTACATGATGTGCAACAGCTCAACGAGGAGTCAGATTATATGG GGCATTATGTCATAATATGTGGGTATGATGCCGATGCTTGTGAATTTGAGATAAGGGATCCTGCCAGTTCTAG GAAGCGTGAAAGGGTGACAATGAAGAGCTTAGATGAGGCTCGCAAATCCTTTGGGACTGATGAGGATATTCTTTTG GTGTCCTTGACCGGAAAGAGTGGAATGAAGCTCTCGCGTAATCTTCTGGCCGGCTCCATGTAA
- the LOC133884544 gene encoding uncharacterized protein LOC133884544 isoform X1 — protein sequence MYGRRASQLLREIDSSEAGQLASFNSDVFDQIIRECNEHNAQFQSLIRKMVEQNLDIETTRNEDHYGAAIHHLSLLCNKRCLMAYMYNRAEIIQSFRWKVGPVLPHDIQEKLHFSEKEYFKNHSAAIKSYISEMDIDLTVDMVPPKDPYIQVRVLEDIGEVSLGDHSVSLTKNSLHFLRRTDAEQFISQGLMEEFLE from the exons ATGTACGGGAGGCGCGCGTCGCAGCTGCTGAGGGAGATCGACTCCTCCGAGGCCGGCCAACTCGCGTCTTTTAAC AGCGACGTGTTTGATCAGATCATCAGAGAGTGCAATGAGCACAATGCACAGTTTCAGTCATTGATCAG GAAAATGGTGGAGCAAAACTTAGATATCGAAACAACTAGAAACGAGGATCACTATGGTGCAGCTATCCACCATCTTTCCCTGCTCTGTAACAAAAGATGCCTCATGGCTTACAT GTACAACCGAGCAGAAATTATTCAGAGTTTTAGATGGAAAGTTGGTCCTGTGCTTCCTCATGACATACAAGAAAAGCTCCACTTCTCAGAGAAAGAGTATTTCAAGAACCATTCTGCGGCCATTAAGTCATACATATCAGAGATGGATATAGATTTAACAGTG GACATGGTACCTCCCAAGGATCCTTACATTCAGGTTCGGGTGCTGGAGGACATTGGTGAAGTATCTCTTGGCGACCACTCAGTATCATTAACCAAGAACTCACTCCATTTCCTAAGGCGCACAGATGCTGAACAATTTATATCACAG GGTCTTATGGAAGAATTTCTGGAGTAG
- the LOC133884839 gene encoding rop guanine nucleotide exchange factor 7-like produces MARGGAGAAEEEEERDVSEALTADSADDEGRRGSSSSASSEAASSVSYSPPDEWQKVAIKTCVPDVTVMAEPAGKEKPPRGGDTAEKHRASEMEMMKERFSKLLLGEDMSGSGKGVCTALAISNAITNLCATMFGQLWRLEPLLPEKKAMWRQQMDWLLCVSDHIVELVPTWQTFPDGTRVEIMTSRPRSDLSINLPALRKLDHMLLEILESFRDSEFWYVDQGICAPDCDGSAPFLRTFHRRDDKWWLPVPRVPPGGLGEATRRQVEHRRDCANQILKAAMAINSNALAEMDVPDSYLDSLPKNGRATLGDVIYRYITSDQFSPDCLLDCLDLSSEYKALEIANRVEASVYVWRPRDAAKPASRAGAKSSWGIVKDMIMDTEKRDLLAERADGLLISLKQRFPRLTQTSLHMSKIQYNRDVGKSILESYSRVLESLASNIIARIDDLLNVDELSKQSDHLPAGGAEGKIACKINSSKAMVPSPYPVVPASGTPYANAYSTPSFSPAQLSSPSKIERALLIDRRSHHGRGTGAKRTTSSTAGRAGVEVVKGVVVSSPLFDVPMAAAEL; encoded by the exons ATGGCGAGAGGTGGTGCCGGAgcggctgaggaggaggaggagagggacgTGAGCGAGGCACTGACCGCGGACTCGGCCGACGACGAGGGCCGCCGCGGGAGCAGCTCCAGCGCCAGCTCCGAGGCCGCCTCCAGCGTGTCCTACTCCCCGCCCGACGAGTGGCAGAAGGTCGCCATCAAGACCTGCGTGCCTGACGTCACAGTCATGGCCGAGCCGGCCGGGAAGGAGAAGCCGCCGCGCGGCGGGGACACTGCCGAGAAGCACAGAGCCTCAG AGATGGAGATGATGAAGGAGAGGTTCTCGAAGCTGCTGCTGGGTGAGGACATGTCCGGGAGCGGCAAGGGCGTCTGCACCGCGCTCGCCATCTCCAATGCCATAACCAACCTCTGTG CGACGATGTTCGGGCAGCTCTGGAGGCTGGAGCCGCTGCTGCCGGAGAAGAAGGCCATGTGGCGGCAACAGATGGATTGGCTGCTCTGCGTCAGCGACCACATCGTCGAGCTGGTACCCACATGGCAGACGTTCCCGGATGGGACTAGGGTGGAG ATCATGACAAGCAGGCCACGGTCTGATCTGTCCATCAATTTGCCGGCACTTCGGAAGCTAGACCACATGCTCCTC GAAATCCTGGAGAGCTTCAGAGACTCTGAATTCTGGTACGTGGATCAGGGCATCTGCGCGCCGGACTGCGACGGCTCCGCGCCGTTCCTGAGGACGTTCCACCGCCGCGACGATAAGTGGTGGCTCCCAGTGCCCCGCGTGCCCCCCGGCGGCCTCGGCGAGGCCACGCGGAGGCAGGTCGAGCATAGGCGCGACTGCGCCAACCAGATCTTGAAAGCCGCCATGGCCATCAACAGCAACGCCTTGGCCGAGATGGACGTCCCCGACTCCTACCTCGACTCGCTGCCAAAG AATGGACGTGCGACGCTGGGCGACGTCATATACCGCTACATCACATCGGACCAGTTCTCCCCGGATTGCCTCCTCGACTGCCTCGACCTTTCGTCGGAGTACAAGGCGCTGGAGATCGCCAACCGCGTCGAGGCCTCCGTCTACGTGTGGCGCCCAAGGGACGCCGCGAAACCGGCAAGCCGCGCGGGCGCCAAATCGTCCTGGGGCATTGTGAAGGACATGATAATGGACACGGAGAAGAGAGACCTGCTCGCCGAGCGCGCCGACGGCCTCTTGATATCCCTGAAGCAACGGTTCCCTCGGCTCACACAGACGAGCTTGCACATGAGCAAGATTCAGTACAACAGG GACGTGGGGAAATCAATCCTTGAGAGCTACTCAAGGGTTCTGGAGAGCCTGGCCTCCAACATCATCGCACGGATCGACGACCTGCTCAACGTCGACGAGCTGAGCAAGCAGTCCGACCACCTCCCCGCCGGCGGCGCGGAGGGTAAGATCGCCTGCAAGATCAACAGCAGCAAGGCCATGGTGCCGTCGCCGTACCCGGTGGTGCCCGCCTCGGGCACGCCGTACGCGAATGCGTACTCCACGCCGAGCTTCTCGCCGGCGCAGCTGTCGAGCCCATCCAAAATCGAGAGGGCCCTGCTGATCGACCGCCGGTCGCACCACGGCAGGGGGACCGGCGCCAAGAGAACGACATCGTCGACGGCTGGCCGCGCGGGCGTGGAGGTCGTCAAGGGGGTGGTGGTCAGCAGCCCCTTGTTCGACGTCCCGATGGCCGCAGCAGAGCTGTGA
- the LOC133884544 gene encoding uncharacterized protein LOC133884544 isoform X2 → MSDVFDQIIRECNEHNAQFQSLIRKMVEQNLDIETTRNEDHYGAAIHHLSLLCNKRCLMAYMYNRAEIIQSFRWKVGPVLPHDIQEKLHFSEKEYFKNHSAAIKSYISEMDIDLTVDMVPPKDPYIQVRVLEDIGEVSLGDHSVSLTKNSLHFLRRTDAEQFISQGLMEEFLE, encoded by the exons ATG AGCGACGTGTTTGATCAGATCATCAGAGAGTGCAATGAGCACAATGCACAGTTTCAGTCATTGATCAG GAAAATGGTGGAGCAAAACTTAGATATCGAAACAACTAGAAACGAGGATCACTATGGTGCAGCTATCCACCATCTTTCCCTGCTCTGTAACAAAAGATGCCTCATGGCTTACAT GTACAACCGAGCAGAAATTATTCAGAGTTTTAGATGGAAAGTTGGTCCTGTGCTTCCTCATGACATACAAGAAAAGCTCCACTTCTCAGAGAAAGAGTATTTCAAGAACCATTCTGCGGCCATTAAGTCATACATATCAGAGATGGATATAGATTTAACAGTG GACATGGTACCTCCCAAGGATCCTTACATTCAGGTTCGGGTGCTGGAGGACATTGGTGAAGTATCTCTTGGCGACCACTCAGTATCATTAACCAAGAACTCACTCCATTTCCTAAGGCGCACAGATGCTGAACAATTTATATCACAG GGTCTTATGGAAGAATTTCTGGAGTAG
- the LOC133885529 gene encoding guanylyl cyclase 1-like isoform X1 has protein sequence MWPLRVISERLFNMAGDNGGQGPDSPSSDGQIPLARRSYYIDVPHVQQAFTWDCGLACVLMVLRTLGIDCCDGIADLEKLCRTTSIWTVDLAYLLNKFSVNFLFFTVTLGANPQYSAETFYREQLQEDIDRVDELFGKALDAGISIQCRSISAYDIAFLLLYGHCIAIALVDKTKLNSSWMNDVHDVQQLNEESDYMGHYVIICGYDADACEFEIRDPASSRKRERVTMKSLDEARKSFGTDEDILLVSLTGKSGMKLSRNLLAGSM, from the exons ATGTGGCCCCTCCGCGTCATCTCCGAGAGGCTGTTCAATATGGCGGGAGACAACGGCGGCCAGGGGCCGGACTCGCCGTCCTCCGACGGGCAGATTCCTCTAGCACGCCGATCGTACTACATCGAT GTTCCTCACGTTCAGCAAGCCTTCACCTGGGACTGCGGCCTCGCTTGCGTGCTCATGGTGCTCAGGACGCTGGGTATTGATTGCTGCGACGGCATTGCCGATCTCGAGAAGCTCTGCCGCACTACAAG catttggaCAGTCGACTTGGCTTATCTGTTAAATAAGTTTTCAGTTAATTTTCTGTTCTTTACTGTGACTCTTGGAGCAAATCCACAATATTCTGCTGAAACTTTTTATAGG GAACAATTGCAAGAAGACATTGATCGAGTGGATGAGCTATTTGGAAAAGCACTTGATGCAGGAATTAGTATTCAG TGCAGATCCATCAGTGCGTATGATATTGCGTTTCTACTGTTATATGGGCACTGCATTGCTATTGCATTAGTGGACAAAACAAAGCTAAA TTCGTCTTGGATGAATGATGTACATGATGTGCAACAGCTCAACGAGGAGTCAGATTATATGG GGCATTATGTCATAATATGTGGGTATGATGCCGATGCTTGTGAATTTGAGATAAGGGATCCTGCCAGTTCTAG GAAGCGTGAAAGGGTGACAATGAAGAGCTTAGATGAGGCTCGCAAATCCTTTGGGACTGATGAGGATATTCTTTTG GTGTCCTTGACCGGAAAGAGTGGAATGAAGCTCTCGCGTAATCTTCTGGCCGGCTCCATGTAA
- the LOC133884840 gene encoding uncharacterized protein LOC133884840 isoform X2, with amino-acid sequence MEAKKKSQPAPAGARAAPPPANDYFSAVFSAPPAGTARDAKQADLYVMLNKASTRGQNGVGTSDGKSQGRTAYKDGKHVYPNESSESPYFGSSVHYGGREFYGSSPQQQPNEPPRNYKDDNPDGSLATRGDWWQGSLYY; translated from the exons ATGGAGGCCAAGAAGAAGTCGCAGCCCGCCCCCGCCGGAGCCAgagccgcgccgccgccggccaacGATTACTTCAGCGCCGTCTTCTCCGCGCCGCCTGCG GGAACTGCGAGAGACGCAAAGCAGGCGGACTTGTATGTGATGCTGAACAAGGCGAGCACCAGAGGGCAGAATGGCGTTGGCACTTCAG ATGGAAAATCCCAAGGCCGCACCGCATACAAGGATGGAAAACATGTTTATCCAAATGAGTCATCAGAATCCCCTTATTTTGGCTCTTCCGTGCATTACGGCGGTCGGGAATTCTATGGCAGCTCTCCACAACAGCAGCCCAATGAACCCCCAAGAAAT TATAAGGATGACAATCCGGATGGCTCTCTTGCTACTAGAGGTGATTGGTGGCAAG GTTCACTGTATTACTGA